In the Myxocyprinus asiaticus isolate MX2 ecotype Aquarium Trade chromosome 31, UBuf_Myxa_2, whole genome shotgun sequence genome, CATGTCTGTATAAATTTGTACCTTCCCTCTATTGACTTTCTGCATTTTCCAATCAAATGCATATATGAGTAAAATATCAATACTGCGTGTCCAAAGTATACAACAATGATAGCATACCCAATCACATTATTTACTGTTGTAGAAAAACAGGACAGTTTAACAACTGACCAGTTTTCACAATATAACTTTTCAATACTAGAGCCACATAAGGTGAGTCTTGATGTTAATGCAATTACAACACACATACAAAAGCATGGTGAAAGCCAGCAGAGAAGGATACATTCAGTAACCCTCTTATTAGTCATTTCTGAATGATACTCTAGTGGTCTACATATGGCCACATACCTGTCATATGCCATCactgttaatgttgaaatgtcaCACAAAACAGATGAATAGATAACAAATATCTGAATCAAACATTCAGCATAAGAAATAACATGATACTGGGTTAACAAATCATACATAAATTTGGGGTAGAATCCAGCAGTGCCATAAAGTGCATTCATACACAGATTacatataaacacatacattGGGTCATGAAGCTTCTTGTGTGAGATTATGGTGTAAATTACAGTtacattacacaacacaattaatggataatacaatgcagtcaaagaaaaaaacacatatcTGTTTTCCATGCTTTCATTCAGACCAGAGAGTGTAAATACTAAAACACTGGAAACATTCCCCAGTGGTGGCTGCATCTGAAATGATACACAATTATTATGCAGTTATTATTATGAGATTATTGGGATGCTAATTTGAAGAAAATAGATGGAATATTTCTTTTAAATCATAACATTA is a window encoding:
- the LOC127422009 gene encoding olfactory receptor 1D2-like gives rise to the protein MQPPLGNVSSVLVFTLSGLNESMENRYVFFSLTALYYPLIVLCNVTVIYTIISHKKLHDPMYVFICNLCMNALYGTAGFYPKFMYDLLTQYHVISYAECLIQIFVIYSSVLCDISTLTVMAYDRYVAICRPLEYHSEMTNKRVTECILLCWLSPCFCMCVVIALTSRLTLCGSSIEKLYCENWSVVKLSCFSTTVNNVIGYAIIVVYFGHAVLIFYSYMHLIGKCRKSIEGRYKFIQTCVPHLLALLNVTVALLFDVLYSRYGSKHLPQDVRNFMALEFLLIPPILNPLIYGVNLTKLRKQVIKLFCRKQVGMSE